Within Bradymonas sediminis, the genomic segment CTTTGGGATTACCTGACGCGCATTGCGGGTATCGATGCGATGCTCCGGATGCACGAGCACGCAGCAGATTTCGTCGGGAACCGGGATCTGCACGACGTCGATGGGCTCAAGCGAACGCGTCAGCGTCAGGCCGCCATAAAGGCTCGGCGTGACGTTATCGCCGTGCACATCGCCGCTGGCCACTGACTCGCCGAGCAGCGCGTAGCTCAGGATTTCGGTGCGCAATAATTTGCCCCCCACAAACGCATTGGCCGCGACGATCGCCGCGACCGCGGACGCCGCCGATCCGCCCATGCCGGAGCCCAGCGGAATGCCCTTGTCGATCTCAACGCGAAGCCCAAAGGGCAGCCCGAAGTCTGCCAAAAACTGCACCAGGCCGACCGTCGCGGTATTCTCGTCCGCCCCGCGCGGAAGATCGGTCACGACCCCGCGGATATCCGAGATCTCCACGCCCCGCTGCTCGGTGCGATGCAGCGTGACGGTGTCCCCGATGGTGTCGAGCGCAAACCCCAAGATATCAAAGCCAACTGCGACGTTTCCGACCGTCGCGGGAGCGAAGGCGGTCACCTTTTGGGGGATGTTTTGAGCTTCGGATGCGTGCATATATCTTCTCTGCGATGGAACAAATCTGAGGCATTGAGGCCGAACTCCACAGGCTTCGGCCCCACCCTGGGAGGCGTCTATCCTCCGGCCTACATCGGCGCGCCAACATAAGCCGCAAGCCTCAACAGGTCGGCAAAGATCCCGCCCGCCGTGACCCCCGGACCCGCGCCAGGGCCCTGCACGATCAACGGATTCTGGCTATAGCGTCGGGTACGGAACTCGACGATATTATCGGTTAGGTGAATCCTAGCAAAAGCGTGGTCTTTATCATATTCGCGAAGTTGGACCGTGGCCTTGCCCTCGCGGGTCACCGAGCCAACAAAGCGCAACACCTTGCCGGCGTCCCGCGCCTTTTGCAGGCGGCTGGCAAGCTCGGCGTCATAGGCGGGCACGGCCGCCATAAACTCCTCGGTGCTCCCCTTCTCGAGTCCCTCGGGCACCAGGCTCTCGACCTCAACATCCGAAAGCTCGATCGTCAGCCCCATCTCGCGGGCCAAGATCACGACCTTACGGGCGACATCCATGCCCGAGAGGTCCTCGCGCGGGTCCGGCTCGGTATAGCCAAGCTTCTTCGCCTCGCTCAAAATATGCGAAAACGGTCGCTCGCCATTAAAGGCGTTGAATAGATAGGAAAGCGTGCCCGAAAAGATCCCCTCGATCTGGGTGATCTCGTCACCGGTCCTTATGAGATCGCGCAGCGTCTGCACGATCGGCAAGCCCGCGCCCACCGTGGTCTCGTAGAGGTGATATCGACCCGATGCCTTCAGGCGACGATAATACTCCATCGACGCCGTATTGGCCTTCTTATTGGGCGTGATCACGTGAATGCCGCGCTCCATCCACTCGGCGTATTTGCCGGCGATCGCGTCGCTCGCCGTGCAGTCGATCAGCACCGCGTGGGGGTGATAATCGGTCTGGATATGGTCGACGAAGGCGTCGAGTTCGGCGTCGACGGCGTCGGCTTCAAGCACCTCGGCCCAATCCTCCAGCGCGATACGCCCTTCTTCGAGGAGCATCTTTCGATTGCCGATGATGCCACGCACGCGGATATCGATATGGTCGTTATCGCGGAGACGATCGACCTGCTCGGCCAGTTGATTAAGCAAGGTCGCGCCGACGTTGCCCGGCCCGATGATGCCGACCGACAGGGTTTGGTTCGACAGATAGAACCCGGAATGCGCCGCGCGAAGCGCGCGCGTGGCGTCTTTCTGGTCGACGACCACCGAGATATTTCGCTCCGAAGATCCCTGGGCGATCGCGCGAATATTGACGCCGGCCTTGCCCAGCGCGCCAAAGAAGGTCGCCGCCACGCCGGTGATGCCTGCCATCTTATCGCCGACCACGGCGAGGATGCTGCAATTCGGGGTGACCTCGACGGTCTGAATTTGCCCCTGGTGCAGCGCGGCGAAGAAGCCCTGGCGCACCGCGTCTTTGACGAGCATGGCCTGAGCCTGCGGGACCGCGAAGCAAATCGAGTGCTCGGAGCTTGCCTGCGAGATCATCGTGACCGACACGCCCGCCTCGCGCAGCACCCCGAAGAGCCGGTGCGCGATGCCCGGGACGCCGATCATGCCGGTGCCCTCGACGTTGACCAGCGCGACCTCGTCGACCGTGGCGAAGCCCTTCACGCTCGGCGCGGGTCCGCCCTCCACGACCTCTTCGGGCAGGTGAATGCGCGTACCCGCCAGCTCGGAGCGAAAGGTGTTGCGGATAAAGATCGGGATCGACTTCTTGACCGCCGGCGCCATCGTGCGCGGATGAATCACACCCGCGCCAAAATAAGCGAGCTCCATCGCCTCTTTATAGGAGAGCGCGTCGAGCACATGCGCGTCGGGGACCTGCCGCGGATTCGCGCTCATCACGCCATCGACGTCGGTCCAGATATGAATGGCCTGCGCGTCGAGCAGCGAGGCGAAGATCGACGCCGAGAAGTCACTGCCGTTTCGCCCCAGCGTGGTCGGAATCCCCTCGGGATTGGTGGCGATAAAGCCTGTAATGACCAGATAATCGACATCGCGTGAGCCCATCCAGGCGCGCAATAGCTCGCCCGAGCGCTCCCAATCGATCTGCGGCCCCATCTCACCCGGCGACACGCGCAAGGCTTCGCGCGCGTCGAGCCAATCGACCGACACTTCCTGCGCGGCCAGCACCCCGCAGAGCACCTGGGCCGACCAGAGCTCGCCGTAGCCCGAGATGAGCTCGACCACGGTCTCCGAGGCAGTCCCGAGCAGCCAAACCGCGCGCAGCACATCTTCGATATCGCGAAAATCATCTTTGAGCCGCGACTCCAACGCCAACGCCTTATCGGCCGGCAGCAGCGCCTCGATCAGCGCGAACTCATCTTCTTTTAGCGCGTCCAAGCGTCGCCGATAGGCGCTGTCACGCGCGCGCGCCAGATCAACCAGCTCGATCAAACGATTGGTGACGCCGCCCATCGCCGAGACCACGACCGCCTTTTTCGGCGCGGATTGCTGCTGAATGACCTCAGCGACCAGTCGATAGCGCTCGGCGTTGGCCAGCGATGAACCACCGAATTTATGAACAGCCCAATTCCCAACCGTCGCATTACTCACAGGCGTCATCCCTTTTTCTAATCCGCACAATTACTTAAAAAAATCGCTGCATCATAATCACTTACATAATGCAGATACAAATGCAGGATTTACGGGTCGAAAACAACTGTTTACGCCCATAAATCCTGCACTACTTTTAAGACAATCGAGTTTTAGAACGGAATCTCGTCGTCGTTAAACGATTGGTCGTAATTGCTCTCGACCTGCGGCCGCTCCTGGGTATAACCGCCCCCGCCGCTGCTGCTGCCGCTGTCAGAGTAGTCTCCGCCGCCGCTGCCGCCAGACAAGAAGGTCACGTTCGAGGCGACGATCTCGGTGGTATAGCGCTTATTGCCGTCCTTATCCTGCCACTCGTTGGTCTGGATGCGACCTTCAACAAAGATCTGACGCCCCTTTTTGAGGTATTTTTGGCAGTTCTCGGCAGTCTTGCCGAAGACCACGACGCGATGCCACTCGGTGCGCTCTTGGCGCTGGCCACTCTTATCGGTCCACTTCTCGTTGGTGGCGATGCGAAGGTTCCCCACGGCCGTGCCGGACTGGGTAAAACGAACTTCGGGATCAGCGCCGAGGTTTCCGATAATCATGGCTTTATTTAAACTCATTTCTCTCTCCTTTTGGTGCCGTGAGGCTCAACCACACGGTGCAAGTCGAATTTGGTGCGAACAATTATAACGCGCCCATCCTAAATAGCAATAACGACTGAACAAATGTCCGGGCGCTCAGGTTTATTCCAAGGGCACAAACTTTTTTACCTTTGGCCGCCTCCCGATATCGGTGCTACGACCGCGCTGCTACACAATGCCCTCATATATGTTTTCGGCAAGAAGGCTAAATTTGTTGCGATTCTTTTCGCATATATTTACGCCACCCCGCCGGGGATGGCATTAAAAGAGGGTCGCGGGAAGAAATAAATTCACCGCGCTGTTGCAGGGTCGACGTCTTGGCGCTCGCCTCGTACTATTTTTTAAGCGTTTTAGCAGTAAAAATTAACCTCTCGATGAGCGCAAAAAATGTCCTTCTTTGACAAAATTGGCCTCGATAAAATCGGTCTCGATACACTCGGAGAGCGCGTCGGCGGTTTCTTCGACGAGGTATTTTTACCCGAAGAAGTCCTCCAATCACTGCAAAACGCGATGCGGGCGATGGAGCGCGGCGAATATCAGGCAGCGCTAAAGATCCTATATCGCATCCACGCTCAGGATTCGAGCATCGACCGGGTTCATCACCTCATCGGGCTCTGTCATTTTCACCTGGGAGAATTGGGCAAGGCGCTCACCGCGTTTGAGCGCGGGCTCACGGCGCGCGCAGACGCGCTCGGTCACCTCTACGCCGCGCGCTGCGCCGAGGAGTTGGCGAGCGCGAAATACGCGCCGGACCCCGCCGGCGGCGGCGACGTGGCGCTGAGCGCGGCGCAGCGATCGCAATATTTGCACCAGGCCGAGAACCACTTTCGACGCGGACTCGAGGGGGGCGGAAAAGAAGACGTCAACTTCGATCTTCTCTTCGGCCTGGGGCGCATTTACCTCGCCCGAGGGCGCGCCGACCGCGCGGAGCGTGAGCTGCGAAAGGCCACCCGAGCCCGCCCGGAGCGCCCCGAAGCCACGCTGAGCCTCGCGCGTGCCCTCATCGAGCGCGCGAAGCTCGACGAAGCCCGCGTGGTCCTCGATTCCCCGGCGGTGCGCGACTTCGGCGCAGCGGCGGCGCTGCTTCGCGCCGAATTAGAAGAAGCTTCGGGCGACCTCCGCGCGGCGCAGGCAGCCTACGAGGCGACGGTCATCGCCATCGAGCAGGGCCCCGCAGCGAAAGAAGAAGCGCGCGACATTCTAGAGATTGGCGCCGAGGTGAATATTCAGCTCGCGCTGATCGGCGCGGCGCGCACCAGCATGGTGCTTGGCGACGCGAGCCGGGCAAATCGCTATCTTTTACAGGCACTTACCGCCGGCGACGCTGCTGAAATGGCCGAGATCCATCTTCTGCTGGGCGACACCAACGCCGCGATCCAAAACGATTCTCGGGCGATGGAATGCTACCAAACCGCGCTCGATCTCAAGGACGCGTCGCCGCAGATCCAGACCCGCGCGCATATGGGGATGGGGCAAATCTTGCTGCGCAGCGACCTCGACCACGCCGACAATGTGCGGCGCAATCAATACGCGCGGATGCACTTTCAGGCCGCGCTCGACCATATCCCCTTCGACTCACCCACCGCCCGCGAAGCCCAGCAGGGCTTGGCTCGCGCCTACCTAAATGACGGCGATATCAGCAGCGCGCGTCGCCTCATCGACGCCGCGATCCGCCAGAGTGATGCGCCCAGCCAGGCGATGCTCTTCTTGCTCGGCCAGGTCGCGCTGGCATCCGGTGACGCGGCCGAGGCGGTGGTCGCCTTCCAGGAGGCCTCGCGCTCCGAGCAATCCGCCAACGCGCGCCAAAAACAAGCGATCGACGCCGCCCTTCAACGCGCGCTCAAGCGCATGACCTTTGATTGGCAATTGCCCGAGGCGATTGAGCACTCGGGCGCGCTCAGCGAGGTGCTGCGCCAGGTGCGCGAATTTGTGACGGCCGACCGGCGCACCCTCGAGTTTGCGCCCAAAGTTCAGCAGCTTATCGAAGACCTGGACGCGCCGCTTTCCATCGCGCTGGTCGGCGAATTCAACGCGGGTAAGTCCACGATTTTAAACGCTTTAATCGGCGAGGAGGTCGTGCCAATGGGCGTGCTGCCGACGACGGCGCATCTGGGGATCGTGCAATACGGGCCGCGCAAATCCGCCCGCATCGTGCAGCGCGACGGGCGCATCCAGGAGGCCAATCTGGCCGAAGTCAAAGCCCAGATGAAGCAAAACTCCCATGAGATCGCGCATCTCGAATTTCTATACCCGCACCCGGCGCTTCGCTCGGTCGAGTTCTGGGATACGCCCGGATTTAACGCCCTCGACGACGCGCACGAAGAAGCGGCGAGCCGCGCGCTTGGCAACGCCGACGCGCTTTTGTGGGTGCTCGACGCCAACCAGGCGCTCTCACAGTCCGAATTCGACCAGATCGACGCGATCCCGGACGGCAAAGATCGGCTCCTCGTTTTGCTCAATAAGATCGACCGATTTGGCGGCCCAGAGGCGCGCGCGGCGTCGGTCGAAGAATTGCTCGACTATGTCGAAGAGAACGCCGGCGAGCGCATGGCGGGTTGCTTCCCGATCAGCGGAAGAGAAGCCTTCGCTCTGCGCGTGGACACCACCGATGAAGAGCGATCGGCCAAGGAAAAGGCGTTAGAAAACAGCGGCTTCCCGGCCTTCAAAGCCTTTTTGGAGTCCCAGATTATCGAGCGTTCTTCCTATATCAAGACGCTCGAGGTGACGCGTAAATTGGCCGCCCTTCTCGAAGACATCGCCGCCTCACAACATACGCTTAGCCAAAATTACGCGGCCCTCGACACCGAGAGCACTGCCCTCGAAAATTGGCTGGCCGAATTGCATCAGAAACACCCCGAAGAGCGCGCAAAATCGGAGTCGCGCGCCCTTGAGGATCGCTTCGATTTCGTCCTCACCGGGCTGGAGCGCGAGATCAGCGAGGCGCTGCGCTCGCAGACCAATTTCCTCGCGCGCGCGGCCCTCACCCGAAAATCCTTGTCGGACGAGGACCGCGACTTTATCCTCGAATTGCTCGCCGAGCGGGTCGAGGATATCTTGAGTCGCTCGCGCCAGCAGGTGCTGGCCGATGTCGATGCGATCGAGGGGCGCATCGCCCAGGAGATCGGGACGATTATCGCCCAACTTCCACTGGTCGACGCGCGCGCGATGAAGCGGCGCCTGGAGGGCTTCTTCGACGAGACGCGCGTGCTAAAATTGTTGCTCGGCGAGCGCGTCTTTGGGCAATTGAGCGCCCAGACCGCCGGGCGCATCGACGCGGCGGGGCGCAGCGCCCTCGACGAGATTCGCGGCGGGGCCGATGGCGCCCCGATCTGGAAGCGCGCGCTGCGCCGCCTCTTGCCCGATGCCCGCGGCCACCTCACCACCGAACTCGCAAGGTGGTATGAGGAATTTTTCCTTGCCGCCCAACGCTTTTCAGATAGTGTGCAGCGCGACCTTCATCTGCTCAAATTAGAGTCGGATTATCGCTTTGACGTCTCGCTGCCGGCTCAATTTCTCCAGAAACAATTGAATTCATGATGACATCGACGCGCTCAAAACTACTCATTGCAACCTGCACCCTGCTCTGCATCGCCGCGCTGAGCGGCTGCGACCCGAAGTCGTCGGAGTCGAACGCCGACGCGTCCGAGCCGACCGATATCTCCAGCACCGATAGCGGGTCGTCCGAGAAGGCCGAGGCCGCGCCCCAAAGCGAAGATCAATCAGGCTCCGCGCGCCCCAGCGCGACCTCTCCGAATGGCGCCGAAGTCGCGCTTGAGCCGCCGCTAGAGATCGCCGGGATGCTCCAAAGCGAAGATCTCAAGGCGCTCAACGCCGGTGAAATCTCCAGCGAAAAGCTCGCCGGCAAGGCCGCTACGCCGACCTATAACTCCGTGCGCCTCTTCCCGAAAAAGGGCTCATCCTACGGCGTCGGCATGCAGGTTTGGAAATTCGAGGACGATAGCAAGGCGGTCGATTTTGTGGCGCACATGCGCCCGCAATACCTCGGCGTCGAGGACGCGCCGGCCGACGCTCCCACGCCCGGCGAACGCGCGTTTGTCGCGTCGCGCGCGGGCATCCAAAACTACGTCTTCGCCCCCAAAGATGGGGCCCATCACGTGTTCGCCCTCTCCTGCAGCGACGACTTCTGCAAGGGCGGGTGGTCCGACCTCAAGACCCTCGCCAGCACCGTTGAAAAGCGCGTAATTGGCGAGAAAGTCGAGCCGAAAAAAGAGCTTAAGAAAGACGCAAAAAAGGCCGCGAAGAAATAATCCTCGCGGCCTGCAATCGGCGTCGCTTCAAGCGCGGCGCTTAGCCCACCTGAATCTTCGAAATATCAGCAACCCGCATAAATAGGCTGCGCAATTCGCCGAGCAACGCGATGCGATTGTCGCGCTGGGCCGCGTCCTCGGCCATGACCATGACGTTGTCGAAGAAGTCGTCGACCGGCGACTTCAGGCTGATCAACGCCTGACAAGCCTTCGGCCAATCATGGGCCTCGACGGCGGCCTCGACCTCTTTTTGGGCGCCCAGATACGCCGCGTAGAGCGCGGACTCCTGGGGCTCGGCGAAGAGCGCCTCGTCGACCGGCGCCGCGGCGTTCTCCTCGGTCTGCTTCTTCAAAATATTGACCACGCGCTTGAAGCCCGCGGCGAGCGGCTCGAAATCGGGCTCGGTGCGCAGCGCGGCCAGCGCCTCGACGCGCTCGCGCACGCTCAAAACGTCGTCGCGATTCGCGGCGAGCACCGCGTCCACGACGTCGGTCGGGAAGTCACCGGAGAGTTGATATTTCAGACGGGTCGACGCGAAGTCGAGGAGCTGCTCAATCAGCTCATCGGTCTCGGTCTCCAGCGGGGTCTCCATCAGCGCCGTCTCGTCGTCGTCATCCGGCACCACTTCATAGGCCGAAATCGCCATCTCAAACAGCTCGCTCAGGCTGATGCTATACTCGCGCTCCTGCAGGATACGAATCACGCCGAGCGCCGCGCGACGAAGCGCGTAGGGGTCCGAGGTGCTGGTCGGGATGAGGCCAATGCCGAAGCAGCCGACGAGCGCGTCGAGCTTCTCGGCGAGCGCCACGATCGCGCCGACGTCGGAAGACGGCACGTCATCATCGGCGCCGCCGGGCATATATTGCTCGTGGATCGCCTGGGCGATCGCCGGCTCCTCGCCGTCGGCCAGCGCATATTCGCGGCCCATGACGCCCTGCAGATCGGGGAATTCGCCGACCATATCGGTCAGCAGATCAACCTTGCTCAACAGCCCGCCGACCTCGGCGCAGCGCTCGACATCCTCGTCGAACCCGAGCGCCCACGAGATATCGCCCGCCAACGCGGCCATGCGCATCGAGCGGTCATACATCGAGCCGAGTTTTTGCAGCCACACAACATCGTCGAGCTTCTCAAGACGCGCTTCGAGCGTGCTCTTGAGGTCTTTATCCCAGAAGAAACGCGCGTCATCCAGGCGGGCTCGGAGCACGCGAAGGTTGCCGTCATAGACCTCTTTGGGGTCCACCACCGGCGTATTATAGATGACGCAGCAGGTCGAGATCAGCGGGCCGCCCTCTTCGGTGGCGAGGCTGAAATAGCGCTGGTGAGAGCGCATCGACGAGATAAGAACTTCGTCGGGGAGCTCGAGATACGCGTCGCCAAAATTGATGGCGATGCCGTGGGGTTTCTCGAGCAAGAAGGTCACCTCGTCGACCAGGTCCGGGTCCTTGACGAGCACGCCACCGGCGGCGTCGGCCATCTCCTGGAGCAGGCGCTCGATGGTCGCGCGGCGCTCGGCCGGGTCGACCACGACATGGGCCGCGTTGAGGCCGTCGATATAGCCCGCGATGTCTTTGACCTCGAAGGCGTCGGGCGCCGCGAAGCGATGCCCGCGCGTCAGGTTCGAGCTGTCGACGCCGGCAAAGCTCAGCGGCACGACTTCGCCGTCGGCGACCGCCAGAATCCAGCGCACCGGGCGGGCGAAGCGCTCACGACGCTCGGCCCAGCGCATCGACTTGGGGAAGTTGAGCTTCTGGATGATCTCGCGGAGCAGCTCCGGCAGCAGCTCCGCGGTCGGCTGACCCGCCTCGAAGACGTTGGCGGCGAGGTATTCGCCCTTGTCGGTCTCGACGGTGTAGAGGTCGGCCGGGTCCACGCCCTGCCCGCGCGCAAAGCCCAGCGCCGCCTTGGTCGGCTCGCCGTCCTTGAACGCGACCTTGGCCGGCGGGCCAGTGCGCTCTTCCTGAATGTCGGTCTGTTTGGCGGCCAGCCCCTCGACCAGAAGCGTCAGGCGACGCGGCGTGGCCACGGTGCGCAGGCTCTCGTACCCCAGGCGCAGCTCGTCGGCGCGCGCGGCGAAGGTCGCCTCGATCTGCGCGAGCGCGGGTTGGCAAAAACTTGCGGGGAGCTCTTCACAGCCAATCTCGAAAATCAATTGCATGGGCTTTTCTTGGTCAACGATGGGTACTTAAATTCGGGTCTTAACAACGCGACGTGTCGGGCGAAAACGCGGCTTAATCGGACGATTCTTCGGCCAATAATTTCGCGGCGTCCTCGGGGGCGAGCAGCGGGTAACCGAGCTCTTTTCGCTGCGCCAAGAATCCCTTCGCGGTCATCTGCGCGAGCGTGCGGATGCGGCGAATATATTTCTGGCGCTCCGTCACGCTGATCGCGCCGCGCGCGTCCAACACGTTGAAGGTGTGCCCGGCCTTCATCGTATAGTCGTAGGCGGGCAGGATCAGGCCCTGCTCGGCGAGGCGTTTGGCCTCGGCCTCAAATTCGTCAAACCACTTAAAATGCAGCTCGGTATTGGCCTGGTCGAAGTGGAATTTACTGAACTCGACCTCTTCCTGGTGGCGGATTTGCCCGTAGCTTACGCCCGGGGCCCACTCCAGGTCGTACACGCTGTCGACGCCCTGCAGGAACATCGCGATGCGCTCAAGCCCGTAGGTGATCTCGGCCGGCACGATGTCCAGCTCGATGCCACCGACCTGCTGGAAATACGTGAATTGCGTGGCCTCCATCCCGTCGATCCAGACCTCCCAGCCAAGCCCCCAGGCGCCGAGCGTCGGCTGCTCCCAATCGTCTTCGACCAGGCGAAGGTCGTGCTCCATCTTGTCGATACCGATGGCGTAGAGGCTGTCCCAATACAGGTCGAGCACGTTGGCCGGGCTGGGCTTTAAGAGCACTTGGAACTGAAAATACGCCCCGAGGCGGTTCGGGTTCTCGCCGTAGCGCCCGTCGCTGGGGCGCCGGCACGGCTCCGCGTACGCGACCTTCCAGGGCTCCGGCCCCAGCGCGCGCAAAAACGTCGCCTTGTTATAGGTGCCCGCGCCTTTCTCGACGTCCCAAGGTTGCTGCAAAACGCAGCCCTGGTCGGCCCAGAACTTCTGAAGAGTGAGGATAATATCTTGAAAGAGCATGATATTCGGTGTCGAAATAGTGAAGTTTTGTCGCGACGCGCTCGTCATTGAGTGCGCGCCTCGATTGGACCCCACGCTATAGCGCCTGGGGGCGGGTTGCGGCAAATGAAAATTGGAGGTGCGGGGGTGTTTTTGGGGCACGGGGGCGATAAAAGAAAACGCCGCTCCCACACGATTGTATGGGGGCGGCGTTTGTGATGCGAGCTATGCGTGATCAGCGATAGCGTCCCAGGAAGGTTTCCCCATCGCCAGAGTTATCGGAGACGGCGAGGTCTCCATCTTCGTTGACCGCCACGCGCCAGGCACCCTGGCTCATCTCGATCTCATCGATGACCTGCGGGTTGCTTCGGTCGCTCAGGTCGACCAACTTCACCCCAGCTTGCCCGACGGCTGTGACGCGGGCCATAAGTCGGCCTGCAAGCATCTGGCCGAGCTTCGCTGAACATATCCCTATGCGCCTGACAACACTCTCTGCGCCTGACAAAGTGGGGGGGGGGCAGGCGTGGCGGGTCAGAACATATTCTTGGGCCCCATCAGCGCGACTCAAACGCCTTATACGCCAAAACCGCCCAGATGAGCGTGCCCAATAGGAGCGCCGAGCCGAGCGCGAGCAGCAACCAAGAAACCCCCGACCCGGCCATGCCGAAGAGCGACGTAAACACCCCCAACGTCGCTTCTAGCCCACTTCCGGCGTCGTTCTCTATCATCTGCTCGCCGGCCTGCACGGTCGGGCCGCACGCGGAGCGCCCCATGGACCCGAGCCCTAAGAGCACCAGGCCGCTGGTACCCGTGAGCAGGCCCAGACAGCCCGACATGACCCGAAAGGGTGTACGAAATTTGTTCGGCTCGGCGGGCTCAAGCTGCATATCTTTGATCCTTTTGAGGCGCGCTCAATCCCAATGGCGCGGGTTCACCTTTAAGTAAATCGATGCTGCCCGGGTTGACAAGCCCAATAGGCTGCTGCAGGTTCCTCGGCGTGTTGGTGCTGCCGGGGCGAGTCCGCGGCGGCTTAAAAGGGAATCCGGTGCGAATCCGGAGCTGCCCCGCAGCGGTAAGTGAGAACGAACCCCACATCTGTGCACTGGTCCCCGAGGGGGCCGGGAAGCCGTGGGGCGTAGGAATTCGGTGCAAATCGACCCGCTCACGAGTCCGAAGACCTGCCCGCATCTGGCCGGCGAGCGATCGCCGCAGGCCAGCTTGACCCGGAAGCCTCGTGGGAAGGTTTCGGTCCGAGCAGACCCCTCTGTGCACCCCTGCCCCGACCTGTGTCCATTCCTGCGCTTTCGCCCCCCTTTTATTAAGCCCAGGAGCGCGCAAATGCCGTCGAATCCGCCCCAAAACGTCGAAACCTCTCTGCCCACCCCGCCCACCGAATGCCGTCTCGTCGAGATGGTCTTCCCCCAGCAAACCAACCACTATGGCACGCTCTTTGGCGGCCAGGCGCTGGCCCTGATGGACAAGGCCGCGTTCATCTGCGCGTCGCGCTACGCACGCCGCACGGTGGTGACCGCGAGCAGCGAGAAATGCGATTTTCACGTCCCGGTGCGCCAGGGGCAATTGGTCGAGCTCATCGCCCGGATCATCGCCACCGGGCGCACCTCGCTGACGGTCGAGGTCGACCTCTATGCCGAAGATCTCTTGACCGGCGACCGCCAACTCGGCACCCGCGGGCGCTTCGTGATGGTGGCGCTGGACGCGCACGGGAACCCGGCGGTGGTGCCGGGGTTGGCCGGAAAAGTATGTGATTCGGAGCGCCCTCAACCCTGAAGACGGTCAGCGCGACGAGATGTCGATAGCGATTGAGAATTCAGAGACGACTCGGAAGACGTAAGGCTTCGCCTTCGGGTGCCACCGCCGCAGTCGATTCGCGACTTCGTCGTCTCGGGCGTTGCACGCAGCGGAGATTCGGGGGATGCCTGGCGATAAAGGGGCGCGGCGAGATGCGGCATGGTAATTCGGAAAGCGCGCCCCATTTATATTCATTGCGGGCGAGCCGCCCGCGCTCCATTTAGATTATTTACTCACCTTTGTGCTAAATTAAGCAGCAACCATCCGGAAGCGGCGAAGCAAACGCGCTACCAACTCTAATCATTCGCTTCCGCTGGTCGGAGATCATCGAATATAGAGGTCTTCTACAATTGGCCGCGAGTACACCCGGCACTCGATTTGGTCAGTCCAGCCAAGTCTGAAATGGCCACTGCGGCCTAAAGTAGGTGTCCGTTAAGTCAGAGCAACGTCACTTATCGTCAACTAGGTAACCGTCGGAAGTGCTGTGAGGTAAACCGTGCTCGTTCTACATTATCATTGGCATCCAGACGGCGGGGCGCATCTATGGGGTGAGGACCCGGGGAGTGCGGCGCAGCATCCGCCAAAGCGGGGGCGTCCGCCTCGGGTTCCGAGGCCGCGCGCGCATCCCTTCGCCGCGTCGGTGACGGCATTGCGGGCGGTGCTCGGCGAGGTTGCTGAATGTGTGGGGACTGATGAGTG encodes:
- a CDS encoding dynamin family protein, translating into MSFFDKIGLDKIGLDTLGERVGGFFDEVFLPEEVLQSLQNAMRAMERGEYQAALKILYRIHAQDSSIDRVHHLIGLCHFHLGELGKALTAFERGLTARADALGHLYAARCAEELASAKYAPDPAGGGDVALSAAQRSQYLHQAENHFRRGLEGGGKEDVNFDLLFGLGRIYLARGRADRAERELRKATRARPERPEATLSLARALIERAKLDEARVVLDSPAVRDFGAAAALLRAELEEASGDLRAAQAAYEATVIAIEQGPAAKEEARDILEIGAEVNIQLALIGAARTSMVLGDASRANRYLLQALTAGDAAEMAEIHLLLGDTNAAIQNDSRAMECYQTALDLKDASPQIQTRAHMGMGQILLRSDLDHADNVRRNQYARMHFQAALDHIPFDSPTAREAQQGLARAYLNDGDISSARRLIDAAIRQSDAPSQAMLFLLGQVALASGDAAEAVVAFQEASRSEQSANARQKQAIDAALQRALKRMTFDWQLPEAIEHSGALSEVLRQVREFVTADRRTLEFAPKVQQLIEDLDAPLSIALVGEFNAGKSTILNALIGEEVVPMGVLPTTAHLGIVQYGPRKSARIVQRDGRIQEANLAEVKAQMKQNSHEIAHLEFLYPHPALRSVEFWDTPGFNALDDAHEEAASRALGNADALLWVLDANQALSQSEFDQIDAIPDGKDRLLVLLNKIDRFGGPEARAASVEELLDYVEENAGERMAGCFPISGREAFALRVDTTDEERSAKEKALENSGFPAFKAFLESQIIERSSYIKTLEVTRKLAALLEDIAASQHTLSQNYAALDTESTALENWLAELHQKHPEERAKSESRALEDRFDFVLTGLEREISEALRSQTNFLARAALTRKSLSDEDRDFILELLAERVEDILSRSRQQVLADVDAIEGRIAQEIGTIIAQLPLVDARAMKRRLEGFFDETRVLKLLLGERVFGQLSAQTAGRIDAAGRSALDEIRGGADGAPIWKRALRRLLPDARGHLTTELARWYEEFFLAAQRFSDSVQRDLHLLKLESDYRFDVSLPAQFLQKQLNS
- the glyS gene encoding glycine--tRNA ligase subunit beta translates to MQLIFEIGCEELPASFCQPALAQIEATFAARADELRLGYESLRTVATPRRLTLLVEGLAAKQTDIQEERTGPPAKVAFKDGEPTKAALGFARGQGVDPADLYTVETDKGEYLAANVFEAGQPTAELLPELLREIIQKLNFPKSMRWAERRERFARPVRWILAVADGEVVPLSFAGVDSSNLTRGHRFAAPDAFEVKDIAGYIDGLNAAHVVVDPAERRATIERLLQEMADAAGGVLVKDPDLVDEVTFLLEKPHGIAINFGDAYLELPDEVLISSMRSHQRYFSLATEEGGPLISTCCVIYNTPVVDPKEVYDGNLRVLRARLDDARFFWDKDLKSTLEARLEKLDDVVWLQKLGSMYDRSMRMAALAGDISWALGFDEDVERCAEVGGLLSKVDLLTDMVGEFPDLQGVMGREYALADGEEPAIAQAIHEQYMPGGADDDVPSSDVGAIVALAEKLDALVGCFGIGLIPTSTSDPYALRRAALGVIRILQEREYSISLSELFEMAISAYEVVPDDDDETALMETPLETETDELIEQLLDFASTRLKYQLSGDFPTDVVDAVLAANRDDVLSVRERVEALAALRTEPDFEPLAAGFKRVVNILKKQTEENAAAPVDEALFAEPQESALYAAYLGAQKEVEAAVEAHDWPKACQALISLKSPVDDFFDNVMVMAEDAAQRDNRIALLGELRSLFMRVADISKIQVG
- a CDS encoding glycine--tRNA ligase subunit alpha; the encoded protein is MLFQDIILTLQKFWADQGCVLQQPWDVEKGAGTYNKATFLRALGPEPWKVAYAEPCRRPSDGRYGENPNRLGAYFQFQVLLKPSPANVLDLYWDSLYAIGIDKMEHDLRLVEDDWEQPTLGAWGLGWEVWIDGMEATQFTYFQQVGGIELDIVPAEITYGLERIAMFLQGVDSVYDLEWAPGVSYGQIRHQEEVEFSKFHFDQANTELHFKWFDEFEAEAKRLAEQGLILPAYDYTMKAGHTFNVLDARGAISVTERQKYIRRIRTLAQMTAKGFLAQRKELGYPLLAPEDAAKLLAEESSD
- a CDS encoding acyl-CoA thioesterase, whose protein sequence is MPSNPPQNVETSLPTPPTECRLVEMVFPQQTNHYGTLFGGQALALMDKAAFICASRYARRTVVTASSEKCDFHVPVRQGQLVELIARIIATGRTSLTVEVDLYAEDLLTGDRQLGTRGRFVMVALDAHGNPAVVPGLAGKVCDSERPQP